A window from Bos mutus isolate GX-2022 chromosome 1, NWIPB_WYAK_1.1, whole genome shotgun sequence encodes these proteins:
- the ADIPOQ gene encoding adiponectin, producing MLLQGALLLLLALPSHGEDNMQDPPLPKGACAGWMAGIPGHPGHNGTPGRDGRDGTPGEKGEKGDPGLVGPKGDTGETGITGIEGPRGFPGTPGRKGEPGESAYVYRSAFSVGLERQVTVPNVPIRFTKIFYNQQNHYDGTTGKFLCNIPGLYYFSYHITVYLKDVKVSLYKNDKALLFTHDQFQDKNVDQASGSVLLYLEKGDQVWLQVYEGENHNGVYADNVNDSTFTGFLLYHNIVE from the exons ATGCTGCTGCAGGGAGCTCTTCTACTGCTACTAGCCTTACCCAGTCATGGCGAGGACAACATGCAAGATCCCCCGCTGCCCAAGGGGGCCTGCGCAGGTTGGATGGCAGGCATTCCAGGGCATCCTGGCCACAACGGGACCCCAGGCCGGGATGGCAGAGATGGCACCCCTGGTGAGAAGGGTGAGAAAGGAGATCCAG GTCTTGTTGGTCCTAAGGGTGACACTGGTGAAACTGGAATCACTGGGATCGAAGGTCCCCGAGGCTTTCCAGGAACCCCAGGCAGAAAGGGAGAACCTGGAGAAAGTGCCTATGTATACCGCTCAGCATTCAGTGTGGGACTGGAGAGACAGGTCACTGTCCCCAATGTTCCCATTCGCTTTACCAAGATTTTCTACAATCAGCAAAACCACTATGATGGCACCACTGGCAAATTCCTCTGCAATATTCCTGGGCTGTACTACTTCTCCTACCACATTACTGTCTACCTGAAGGATGTGAAGGTCAGCCTCTACAAGAATGACAAGGCCCTGCTCTTCACCCACGACCAGTTCCAGGACAAGAACGTGGACCAGGCCTCTGGCTCCGTGCTCCTCTATCTGGAGAAGGGTGACCAAGTCTGGCTCCAGGTGTACGAGGGTGAAAATCACAATGGGGTCTATGCAGATAATGTCAATGACTCCACCTTCACAGGCTTCCTTCTCTACCATAACATTGTTGAATGA